The Pseudomonadota bacterium DNA segment TTAGGAGCGCGCAGAGTTGGTCGACCAAGAACAGGCTCTGCAAAGCAATTAATTGCCCTGCGAGTAGCGCCAAACCTTTTACAGAGGTTGAAAAAACTAGCCAAATCCAAGGGGCTTCCATATCAAAGATTAATG contains these protein-coding regions:
- a CDS encoding CopG family antitoxin, whose amino-acid sequence is MPDKEINFSDIPELTSEQLLGARRVGRPRTGSAKQLIALRVAPNLLQRLKKLAKSKGLPYQRLMHEMLERAVKKG